The genomic segment TGGAGATTTATCAACTTCAGCCATACCTAGTTACAACGAGTAATTATGTTAAGATGATAAGTGAAACCCATGCTGCAGAGCTGGCGTACGCAATGCTGTTAAAGGATGAGGGCGAGATCTACATAACTGTGGCTGGGGATCATTCGGATAAGGAGGCGGAGAAGTGCAGCCTAATAGCGGGGGAACACATGTATCCAAAGATAATTGCAAGGAGGGCCTGGAGACTGCGGGACATCGAGTCAAGGTGGGGAGATATAGAGTTCCGGAGTTGGGCTGAGGTGGGGGGCTCTAAGAAATTAATAGTGGAGCTCCGGGGCTCTGAGTTCCCGGGACCTAGGGACGCATTGAGCGTTGTTAGGAATATGGTGAGCGATTTGCGCAATATAGTTATCGTGGTTAAGCCCGCAGTTCATCAAGCGCCCGTGACTAGCACATATAATGAAATGGGGATTCATGATCCGGTTTCCGGCAAGACTATTAATCATTATTATTGGGTGGAGTGATTACACCTAGTTCTCCGATTAGGTTATGAGTTGAGAAGATTCTTCGCTTAAACCCTACGGTAATAAATAGGGCAGCGCAAAGCATGCAATACATGAGTCTAGTGGATAAGTTTAGGAGAATATTCATGAGGCGTGGAAGAGCGATAATTTTGGCTTATGATCATGGAATAGAGCATGGTCCCACGGACTTCATGGATAACGAGAAGAGCGCGGATCCAGCTTACATAATAGATATAGCGGTGAAGTTGGGATTTGATGGGTTAGTTCTTCAACGAGGCTTGGCGGAGAAGTACTATGGAGGTCAAATACCGTTGATACTTAAGTTGAACGGCAAGACCAGCCTATACCCTGGGGAACCAATCTCCGTGGCTAATTGCACAGTGGAGGAGGCGATTAGTCTAGGCGCAAGCGCCGTGGGGTACACCATATATGCAGGCAGTGGATTAGAATATAAGATGTTTGAGGAATTATCTAGGATAAAGAAGGATGCAGTTAAGTTTGATGTGCCTCTAGTGGTTTGGTCGTATCCCCGTGGAAGCAAGGTGAAGGATGAGCAGTCCCCTGAGGTGGTTGCATACGCTGCCCGAATTGCCTTGGAATTAGGAGCCGATGCAATGAAGATAA from the Thermocladium sp. ECH_B genome contains:
- a CDS encoding aldolase; amino-acid sequence: MQYMSLVDKFRRIFMRRGRAIILAYDHGIEHGPTDFMDNEKSADPAYIIDIAVKLGFDGLVLQRGLAEKYYGGQIPLILKLNGKTSLYPGEPISVANCTVEEAISLGASAVGYTIYAGSGLEYKMFEELSRIKKDAVKFDVPLVVWSYPRGSKVKDEQSPEVVAYAARIALELGADAMKIKYTGDPKTFSWAVKVAGKVPVLMSGGPKTKTDEEFLKQVEGVIMAGGSGIAVGRNVWQRTDPFAIGESIKRIVYPREG